The sequence ATCTACATTATGAACCGGCGCAAGGAAATCGCCGCCGAACGTCAGCGCAAAAATGATGTCAAAGAAGCGATCGACCAGACCCAGGCGACTGCAAAAGAACAAGAGAAAAAATTAAAAGAGAATTTCAAACAGGAGAAGGAACTGGCGGTCGAAAAAGCGGCCAAGAAAGCCCGTGAAGAGGCTGAAAAAGAACTCAAAGACGGTGAGAAGGGAGGTTCGGATGGCTGATGAAACCACTGAAGTTAAACGGTCGCTGTTCAGCCCGTTTAATATCATAGCCGCTATCATCATCCTGATCGGAATCCCGCTGACCGTGATGAGATTCACCGGAGGACTGGGAACCGTTACCAACCTGGATGACACCAATCCATGGGGAATCTGGATCGGATTCGACCTTTTGACCGGCGTTGCCCTGGCGGCGGGCGGTTATGTTACCGCGGCCGCGGTCGAGATCTTCGGCATGAAAAAATTCCATGCCGCCGTCAGACCTGCTATCCTGACCGGATTTTTGGGCTATGCGCTGGTCGTGTTTGCGCTTTTATACGATGTCGGTCGGCCATGGAGACTGCCCTACCCGTTCTTTGTAAGCCAGGGTGTGACCTCGGTCATGTTCGAGGTGGGCGCATGTGTAGCGCTTTACCTGACTGTGTTGTTTTTGGAATTCTCCCCCGCCGCGCTGGAATGGCTGGGTGTTAAAAAAGTCCGCAACCTGGTCGTCAAACTGACTATACTTCTGACTATCCTGGGCGTGGTTCTCTCGACCTTGCATCAATCATCACTGGGGGCGATGTACCTGATCGCGCCATACAAACTTCACCCATTGTGGTATTCGCCGTATTTACCGATTTTCTTCTTCGTTTCAAGTATCGCGGCCGGACTGTCCATGGTGATCTTCGAGGGTAGCCTGTCGTATCGCAATTTCAGAAACAAGATGGATGAGGAACACAAAAAATCCCGCGATGATATCGCGCTCGGATTCGGCAAGGCGGCGGCCCTGACTCTGGCGGCCTACTCCTCAATAAAGATCTTCGGCGTGGCACTGGGCAATCACTGGAACCTGTTGTTCACGAACTACGGCCTGTGGTTCTTAGTCGAACTGGTCGGTTTCGTGATGGTTCCGTCATTTTTGTTTGCAATCGGGGTGCGCGAGAAGAATGTCAAGCTGATACGTTTCACCGCGATCTGGACGGTTCTGGGGATCCTTCTCAACCGGCTCAATATCTCCCTGATCTGTTTCAACTACCACCTGCCATTATCCGAACGCTATATTCCACGCTGGTCGGAAATCATGATTTCGGTCTTTATCGTCACGGTCGGACTGGTGGTCTTCAAGTTCATCGTAACCCGGATGCCGATCTTCCATGAACACAAGGATTATTCCCACCATACCGTGAAAGGAGCTGATCATGTTTGATTCGGTTCATACCCTGCAGGAATTCATGATGCAGACCAAGGGGATCATCTACATCCTCGCCATCGGCTACCTGATCGGTTTCGTCGCTTTCTGGCGCTTTTTACACAAGCATGAAAAAGACGAGGAATAATTTTTTATAGAATATCGTTAAAGATTTCGTAGATTAAGCCGGGTATAACAAGCCCGGCTTTTTTAATGATATTATCTAAACAAGGAGTTTTTCATGAAGTACGGAGCGCGCAACCAGCTAATTGGTGAGGTCAAAAAGATCAAACGGGGCGGTGTAATGAGTCAAATCACAATCGAGATCCCCGAAAAATCTGTCATGAATTCCGTCATCACCATTGAGTCTCTGGATGATCTGGGCATTACCGACGGCGATAAGGTCAAGCTGATCATCAAAGCTGTCAATGTGTTGCTTGTCAAGGAATGAGCGCAATTCTTGATTTAAGAGTTGATTCAATTCTATTAATTAAGACATAAAAAGTTTAATTTTTTGGTTCAACTGTTTGACAGTTGCTGATACCTGTTCTATATTCAATGATTGGTGGAACTGAGCTGACCGGATTTTTCGGGAGTTCCGATTCATCAAATTTTTACGCGATAGAATGGGGTCAAAATGAAAAAGTCGTCCGGGAAAAGTGGCGGCTCACCTTCTGAAGAGTATTTGAACGAACTTCAGAATCTCCGCAGTATCTTTGACAACTGTTGCCTGGGTATCTACCGTACCACACCAGATGGCCAAATTATCATGGCTAATTCAGCATTGATTCAAATGCTGGGTTATGACAATCTGGATGATCTGCTCTCCCGTGACCTTGAAAAAAGCGGTTTCAGCGAAAATTCCCCACGATTCGAGTTCGTGGATAAGCTCGAAGGCAAGTGCAAAATAATCGGTTATAAATCTCTATGGATTTGCAAAAATGGATCCACAATCGAGGTCCGGGAAAGCGCGCGTGCAGTCAAAGATAAACAGGGCAATACGCTGTACTTTGAAGGCACAGTTGAAAAACTCAGAGACACGGAAAGCGAAAATGCCACATTGCAATATCATAGCCGGCATTACCAGGCGCTTCTGGATTCGATTTCGGAAACTGCCTTCTTGATAAAAACCGACGGTACGGTAATGGCGGCCAATGAAGCCGTCTGCCGTAGATTGAAACTGACAAAAAAAGAACTTGTTGGAAAAAACATATTCGATCTCCTTCCGGAGGATGTCGGTGATTACAGACGTAAGATGGTCGACCGGGCAGTTACAAGCCGTAAGCCTGTAAACTTCAATGATGTTCGCGCCGGTAGCCATCTCTTCAGCACAGTTTACCCTATTCTTAATGACCAGGGCGATGTAGAGAGTGTTTCGGTATTTGCCCGGGACATCACCGAACTTAAAATCACAGAACGAGCGGTAAAGGAGAGCGAGAACCGCCTGCGGGCAGCTTTTTCAGCACTGCCCGATTACTATTTCGTCTTCGATGAAAACGGCTACTATATGGATTACCTGGCAAAACACGATGAATATGTAGCCAAGACTCCTGATGGCTCAGTGATCGGTAATAGACTTCACGATACAGTGGGTGATGGGCTGGCCGAAAAATCCGTGGCCAAAATGAGGGAAGCGATCGAAACCGGCCAGCCACAATACCTGGAATACTATCTTGATTTTCCCGATGGCCGTCACTGGTACGAAGGCTGTGCGGCAAAAATCGATACGAAACCGGAAGAAAGAAAGCGGGTCGTCTGGGTAGCGCGGGAAATTACGGATAAGAAAAGAATCGAAGAAGAAATCAAACAGAGCGAACTGCATTACCGCGGTCTGATCGAAAATATCCCCCGTTCCGCGGTGTTTGTAATCGATAAGGATCTGAGAATAATCACCGCGGAGGGCCGTGAAATAAAAACGGCCGGATTTGAACGTGACAAGATCGAGGGCAAACTCCTGTCAGATATCTTATCAAAAGCAACTTGTGATAAGCTGGTACCGCTTTACAAAAAAGCCCTGGCCGGAGAATCCGTTACCACTGAATTGCCTTTGGGTGAAACTTACTATCTTGTCCAGGCTTCCCCGCTGATATCGGAAAACGGAAAGATTAATAAAATTATCGTGTTCAGCCAGAATATCACCGATATCAGGGAAATGCATGAAGCCCTGAAAACAAGCGAGAGTTTTTTGGCCACACTGATCGAATCAGCCGAGGATATTATCATACTGCACGACCTCAATGGACAGTACCTGTATTACCATGGCCCTAAAGCCTTCGGGATGACTAACGAGAGCGTAAAAGGCAAGTATGTTCACGATCTGTTTCCGACCGAGATAGCAAACCCGATAGTAGAGCAGATCAAGCGTGTAGGTCAAACCGGCAAATCCGAACAGTTTGAAAATCGTGTCATCTGGAAAAACCAGACTCTCTGGTTTTTGGATAACATCTTTCCGGTTAGAAACGAGCAGGGCGAGATAGTTTCTGTGGCCAAGATCTGCCACAATATTACTGAACGAAAAAACATGGAAAAAGCTCTCGAGGAAAGTGAACGACATTTCCGCACTGTTGCGGACTTCACTTATGGCTGGGAGTTCTGGATCGACCCGGAAGGTGCGTTTTTGTATGTGTCACCATCCTGCGAAAGGATCACCGGATATACGTTTGTGGAGTTCATGCAAAATTCCGACCTGATCTTCGATATCGTGCATGAGGATGACCGCGAGATTCTAAGGAACCATCTCAAACAGGAAGTTGAAACTGACAGTGCTCTCGAAGTGCAGTTCCGGATCATCGACAAATCCGGTGAAACCCGCTGGATCAGCCACGTCTGCCAGTCAGTTTACGACTCAGATGGCCAGTATCTCGGGCGGCGCGCCTCCAATCGTGACTCGACCCGTCGAATACTGGCCGAAAAAGAACGCGAAGTGCTGATCGAGAACCTGAAGGAGGCATTGGCAAAAGTCAAAACGCTCTCCGGCTTCATTCCAATCTGCCCCTCCTGTAAAAAAATCCGCGATGACGAAGGTTACTGGAATCAGATTGAAAAGTTTTTGAAGGAGCATTCTGAAGCTGAATTCACTCACGCCCTCTGCCCCGAATGCGCCCGCAAGCTGTATCCCGACCTGTACAACGACGAGAATGACCTGTAAAAAGACGGGATAGATTTGACCAGCGCGGATCATTTCAGTATAATCTTGTGTTAAAGTGGAGTGAAAACTGAACAAGGAGTGATACGACATGTTAGAAGAAATGACTTTACGTAAAGCCGTGGAGCTGGCAGTTCAAACCGAACAGATCGGCAAAAAGTTCTACGAGGAACTGAGCCAGAAATTCGAATCCGAAAAAGAAGTACGTGAAATCTTCTCACAGCTGGCCAGTGATGAAAAAGTTCATGAAAACCAGTTCAAAGCGCTTCTGGAGAAATTGACCGGCGATGACAAGATAGCCGAGGAACACCAGGATTACATCAAGGCCGCCTCGGTCTCCGACTTTTTCCAAGCTGGTGCGTTTGACAACATTACAAAAATCGATTCAGCCGGGCAGGCCTTAAACAGGGCTTTCAATTTCGAGAAAACAACGCTGTTGTATTACGAAGCCCTGCGTGATGTCCTGGGTGAAAGCCAGGAATTGAACCAGATTATCGAAGCTGAGAAAAAGCATATGACCAACCTGATGAAGGTGATCATTAATGATGCCAAGTTCCGTGGCCTGCAGGACGACTGGCATTGATCTGAGATAGAGAATTGGATATGAGCCACCGGTGGATTCTGCCGGTGGTTTTTTTATGCTGGTCAGATGATTCTATGGACTCAGTAGCCAGCCAGTCGGCAGGAAATCATAGCATCCCGGCAGATGTCAACATCTGTAAAGGGATTCTTCATGGCATTTCCAACAGGTAAATAAGTACCAATAAAAAAACCGCCGCTAGCCAAACGGCGGTCAAGGGTCTTATTAGGGTCTTCGAGGCTAAAACTCTATCTAACTGGCTGTGAGTTTTCTAATATCATCTCAATTTGATTATTTCCACTCCAATGACAGCTTTAATTGAAGTTTACCCTGGTCGTAATCGACCAGCAATTTACAGGGATCCTCTTCCTTGAAACCGGTCAATGAATAATACGCCGATCTGAGCAATTTCTTGGGAGAAAAATCCAGCTTTGCATAGCTTTTGCGATGGTGAAGCCGGCATAAATCGAGCACTATTCCACCCGGTGTCCCATCGCCGGAATTGTAGCCGTTCAATTTCTGATGAGTATACGAACTCGACTCCGGTTTGAGTTTGTCGGTATCGAGTGCGGGGTGGCTTCGGCTGTCAAAAAATTGCAGGTAATCAGTAATCGGCGACACATCCCCGGCATAGGTAACGCCGGATTTTTTCTGTTCACCGTCCTCGGCCACCAGCTCAAAACCTGTGAACGAAAAATAAATAAATGTAATACAAATCAGGCGAAACAACAGCATAGTATTTTCGGGTTACGGTTATAGTTTACAGACGGTAATACCTCAATTTTCATGCCAGGGTCGGTATAAATACGGGTAATCCATTTAAAGTATTATACAAGCCGGTTTTAGGTCGGTTCCAGAAAATCCTGATTTTTTCCGCGCGCAAGATTATGCACATTCCCTGTGCAGGTTTTTGCTTGCTCAAACTATTGCGGGATTGTATGTTCGCTATATCAGCCTGTGGTAATTGATAAACAGTGAGGGGTAGGATATGAAAGACGAGCTGATAATCAGTATTTCCGGGATCCGGGGCATAGTCGGCAAGACGCTTCGCGCGGAAACAGCGCTTCAGGCCGGCAAGGCCTACGGCAGATTTGTCAACGGCGGGCAGGTCGTTGTCGGCGGTGACTCGCGCAGTTCACACCTGATGCTCAAAACCGCCCTGATATCCGGCTTGCTGGCAACCGGTTGCGAGGTAATGGATATCGGTATCTGTCCCACGCCGACGATCGCCATGGCGATTCTGGGCACCGAGGCATCCGGGGGTGTGGCCCTGACAGCATCGCATAACCCGATACAGTGGAACGGGTTGAAATTCTTCAATAAAAAGAGCGAATTTATCACTTCCAAAGAATTCAGCCGTTTTAACAAGCTCCTGGTATCCGAGGATATCCCGACTAAAAGCTGGCGTATGCTGGGTTCGATCGGAAGCGATTTCAGCTGGGTTGAAAGGCACATAAACGCGGTGGCTGAACTTGATTGCATCAACCTTAACATGATCAGGCGCAGTAAATTTCGGGTCGTAATCGATGCTGTCAACGGCGGTGGTGCGATCGCCTGTCCGCAGATGCTGGAGAAACTGGGTTGCTCGGTGATGCGTCTCAACTGCGTTCCGGACGGCCATTTCCCCCATACCCCAGAACCATTGCCCAAAAACCTGAAGATGCTCTCCGAAGCGGTGGCTGACAGCGAGGCCGATATCGGATTCGCGGTCGACCCGGACGCCGACAGGCTGGCGATTGTCGATGAACGTGGTGTCCCGATCGGCGAGGAAAACACGCTGGCGATCGCGGCCGACTTTTACCTCTCACAGAAAAAGGGGCCGATGGTGATCAACATGTCTACCTCGAATATCAACCAGGATATATGCAACTCACATAAGTGCAAGCTTTACCGTTCGAAAGTCGGCGAGGCGAATGTCGTCCACATGATGAAACTCAAAAAAGCGGTGATCGGCGGTGAAGGCAACGGCGGAGTGATTTTGCCGGAACTTCATTACGGGCGGGACAGTTTAGTCGGTATGGCATTAGTGCTGTCTGCTCTGGCCGAAAGCAAGCAGACGGTTTCGGAGTACGTCGATGGACTGGGAAAATATGTAATCGTCAAAAGCAAAGGGAACATCACCAAAGGATTCGATGTAAAACTTAATGGCCTGCGGAAAAAACTGACTGCGCAGAAAATCACTACAGTCGACGGTATCCGTGTCGATTTTAATAACGGATGGGTACATATCCGCAAATCCAACACCGAACCGATCTACCGTCTGATTGCGGAAGCAGAAACTAAGAAAGAGGCCAATGCCCTGATCAAATTCATTAAGGACAAATTGTAATTTCGGAGAATAGGTTATGTGCGGAATAGTCGGATATACCGGAGAGAAAACCGCCCTCCCGATCTTGATGGAGGGTATCAAGCGACTCGAATACCGTGGCTATGATTCAGCCGGAGTGGCGCTTCTGGAAAATGATGGCCTGATCTTTGAAAAGAGCGCCGGGAAAATATCTGTACTCGAGGAAAAGATTGCCGGCAAGGATTTTCGCTCCACCTGCGGAATCGCTCATACCCGCTGGGCAACTCACGGTGAACCAAATACAATCAATGCTCATCCGCACACAGACACACATGGCAAACTGGCGATCGTCCACAACGGCATAATCGAAAACTACCGCAGTCTGCGCCAGTACCTGGAAAGCAGGGGGCACAATCTGCAGACCGAAACCGACACCGAAATACTGGTGCACCTGATCGAAGAATATTTCGAGGGTGACCTCTTCGAGGCTGTCCGTACTGCCCTGGTATTTGTCGAGGGTACTTATGGTATCGCGGTTATCTCGCGCGATAATCCCGGCGAAATTGTAGTCGCACGATCAGGCTCACCCCTGGTCATAGGATGTGGTCAGGGTGAGAATTTCGTCGCTTCCGATGTCTCTGCGCTGGTCCGCCATACCAAGCAGGTTGTCTATCTGGATGAGGGTGAAGTCGCCCGTGT comes from Candidatus Zixiibacteriota bacterium and encodes:
- the hybB gene encoding Ni/Fe-hydrogenase cytochrome b subunit — its product is MADETTEVKRSLFSPFNIIAAIIILIGIPLTVMRFTGGLGTVTNLDDTNPWGIWIGFDLLTGVALAAGGYVTAAAVEIFGMKKFHAAVRPAILTGFLGYALVVFALLYDVGRPWRLPYPFFVSQGVTSVMFEVGACVALYLTVLFLEFSPAALEWLGVKKVRNLVVKLTILLTILGVVLSTLHQSSLGAMYLIAPYKLHPLWYSPYLPIFFFVSSIAAGLSMVIFEGSLSYRNFRNKMDEEHKKSRDDIALGFGKAAALTLAAYSSIKIFGVALGNHWNLLFTNYGLWFLVELVGFVMVPSFLFAIGVREKNVKLIRFTAIWTVLGILLNRLNISLICFNYHLPLSERYIPRWSEIMISVFIVTVGLVVFKFIVTRMPIFHEHKDYSHHTVKGADHV
- a CDS encoding molybdenum-binding protein, with translation MKYGARNQLIGEVKKIKRGGVMSQITIEIPEKSVMNSVITIESLDDLGITDGDKVKLIIKAVNVLLVKE
- a CDS encoding PAS domain S-box protein, translated to MKKSSGKSGGSPSEEYLNELQNLRSIFDNCCLGIYRTTPDGQIIMANSALIQMLGYDNLDDLLSRDLEKSGFSENSPRFEFVDKLEGKCKIIGYKSLWICKNGSTIEVRESARAVKDKQGNTLYFEGTVEKLRDTESENATLQYHSRHYQALLDSISETAFLIKTDGTVMAANEAVCRRLKLTKKELVGKNIFDLLPEDVGDYRRKMVDRAVTSRKPVNFNDVRAGSHLFSTVYPILNDQGDVESVSVFARDITELKITERAVKESENRLRAAFSALPDYYFVFDENGYYMDYLAKHDEYVAKTPDGSVIGNRLHDTVGDGLAEKSVAKMREAIETGQPQYLEYYLDFPDGRHWYEGCAAKIDTKPEERKRVVWVAREITDKKRIEEEIKQSELHYRGLIENIPRSAVFVIDKDLRIITAEGREIKTAGFERDKIEGKLLSDILSKATCDKLVPLYKKALAGESVTTELPLGETYYLVQASPLISENGKINKIIVFSQNITDIREMHEALKTSESFLATLIESAEDIIILHDLNGQYLYYHGPKAFGMTNESVKGKYVHDLFPTEIANPIVEQIKRVGQTGKSEQFENRVIWKNQTLWFLDNIFPVRNEQGEIVSVAKICHNITERKNMEKALEESERHFRTVADFTYGWEFWIDPEGAFLYVSPSCERITGYTFVEFMQNSDLIFDIVHEDDREILRNHLKQEVETDSALEVQFRIIDKSGETRWISHVCQSVYDSDGQYLGRRASNRDSTRRILAEKEREVLIENLKEALAKVKTLSGFIPICPSCKKIRDDEGYWNQIEKFLKEHSEAEFTHALCPECARKLYPDLYNDENDL
- the glmM gene encoding phosphoglucosamine mutase; this encodes MKDELIISISGIRGIVGKTLRAETALQAGKAYGRFVNGGQVVVGGDSRSSHLMLKTALISGLLATGCEVMDIGICPTPTIAMAILGTEASGGVALTASHNPIQWNGLKFFNKKSEFITSKEFSRFNKLLVSEDIPTKSWRMLGSIGSDFSWVERHINAVAELDCINLNMIRRSKFRVVIDAVNGGGAIACPQMLEKLGCSVMRLNCVPDGHFPHTPEPLPKNLKMLSEAVADSEADIGFAVDPDADRLAIVDERGVPIGEENTLAIAADFYLSQKKGPMVINMSTSNINQDICNSHKCKLYRSKVGEANVVHMMKLKKAVIGGEGNGGVILPELHYGRDSLVGMALVLSALAESKQTVSEYVDGLGKYVIVKSKGNITKGFDVKLNGLRKKLTAQKITTVDGIRVDFNNGWVHIRKSNTEPIYRLIAEAETKKEANALIKFIKDKL